The proteins below are encoded in one region of Gopherus flavomarginatus isolate rGopFla2 chromosome 12, rGopFla2.mat.asm, whole genome shotgun sequence:
- the CD7 gene encoding T-cell antigen CD7: protein MPWTPALPAAFLLFLLFHGTPAQRDVTQKPAVLLVNEGESVNITCSITTKGMLVGMYLKREVENAMEVLYITNNGSSLTVNFHYKDRINISCLQTEVRITLHQLQKNDTGLYVCRGSILENYEPNCVSSQGTILVVKGMEQAECHMASWVPYVLSFMVLISVSALGYLILSHIDIKKHCQEGKKKQANTVYEDMSYTLRLNTIATGNSYNKC from the exons ATGCCCTGGACACCTGCTCTTCCAGCTGCATTTCTGCTTTTCCTGCTTTTCCACGGTACCCCAGCCCAGAGAG ATGTTACACAGAAGCCAGCTGTTCTCCTGGTTAATGAAGGAGAGTCGGTCAACATAACCTGTTCCATTACTACCAAGGGGATGCTAGTAGGGATGTATTTGAAAAGAGAAGTTGAAAATGCCATGGAAGTGCTATACATCACAAATAATGGTAGTAGCCTTACCGTAAACTTTCACTACAAAGACCGCATCAATATCTCCTGTCTCCAGACAGAAGTGAGGATAACGTTGCACCAGTTGCAGAAAAATGACACTGGTTTATATGTCTGTAGAGGGAGCATTCTAGAAAATTACGAGCCCAATTGTGTGTCAAGCCAAGGCACCATATTGGTGGTGAAAG GAATGGAGCAGGCAGAGTGCCACATGGCTTCCTGGGTGCCCTATGTCCTTTCCTTCATGGTTTTGATCTCGGTTTCTGCGCTGGGATACCTCATTCTGTCTCACATAGAT ATCAAGAAACACTgccaagaaggaaagaaaaagcaaGCAAATACGGTGTACGAAGACATGTCCTACACCCTTAGGCTCAACACCATTGCCACAGGCAACTCTTATAACAAATGTTAG